CCTCGCGAAGATCGAGATAGTCCCGGCCCAGACTCAACGGATGCTGCAGCACTGTTAGATTACTGGGTTGACATCGCCGATCTGGACTATGATAGCGTGCCAGACGACGTTATTCTGCGAGAACTTGAGCAAGCGGCTTTCGTTAGTCCGCAGCAAGAACTGGTGATTGACCGTACAGGAATCGATAGTACACATCCGTCGTTTGGATTTACGTTTAATCGAGTGAAAATGGACGACTGGCTCCATGAACAGGCCAAAGAAACTGGTGCAGAGCTTGAAGTGGGAACCAGCGTTCGGAGTGTTAATCCTGATCAGGGAGCGATTCCGGAACATCGGCTACAACTCTCAACTGGCGAGGAAGTGATCGCCAAATCACTGATCCTTGCAGATGGCCCACAGCGTCGGATTACAAATGGGACGCTTGATGATCTGCTTCCAGTAGATGAGACAAGTACAGACTATCTTGGAACACAAGATGCAAATCATATTGCATATCAGGAACACCGACGAGTTCCTGAAGAACTCTTTGAAGATGATACACTGCGGTTTTGGTGGGGTGCAATACCGGGTGAAACCGCGTACCCATGGGTATTCCCAAATGATGAAAACATTGCACGAATTGGACTAACAATGCCAATTGGATTGGGAATCGACGACGTGGAAGAGCCAAGTTCCTACACGCTCGTTGACTACGACGATGACGAACTCCCGTCACCACAAACGTACATTGAACGATTACTTGAGCGGGAGTATCCAGAGTACGACATCTCTGATTTCCCACGCGTTGAGTCACGCGGGAAACGAAAGGGTACCGAGACATACTCAATCTCGTCAACAAAACCGATTGATTCGCCAGTTGGCGCAAACATCGCCGTAGCCGGTGGGGCAATGGGCTCAACCTCCGCATTCCATGAGGGCGGATACCATACTGCGATGCGAACAGGAAAAATTGCTGGCTATCTGGCGGCAAACGATAGCTTAGAACAGTACAATGATGCATGGAAAGCAGCTATCGGCACCGAAGTGATCCGAAACATCATCTTTGCTGAGTTTGTCCGGGATTACAAGCCAGCAGATTGGGATAAGGCATTTAGTATTGCCAAGGAGCTCCAGTCTGATAGCGGAAATGCCGTGAAACCATCGTTATCCGCTGGGCTAACAGGATTGTCACTATTTGGAAAATATAAGCTCCAAAAGTTATGGTATAGGTACACGGACTTCGTCCAGATTAAAGAATCAGACTATATCGTGTGATCAGAAAGATCTGATGGACACCTGCGTTGTTTGTGTTTTACCCGTTGACTGTACAGGCAGTCAAAGCGACTGCCCCGGGGCTTGATCCCGGAATGAGTTCACAGCGAAGGTTGTGATCTGATCGAAGGATCAAAAACACATGGCCGATCAACGACAAGGATTAGATGATAGAGACTGTAATAGAAAGTGAACCCGGGAAATATTCCACGGGTTCAGATCACTGCGTGTTTCAATCCCTGTCCGAGCTGCTATAAGGCAACGATGAATGGCAGAGAACCCAAACACGCAACACCTGATTGAGTTCAGAGTTGGTTACTTCGACCCGCCCGGCACGAGGGTTAGCCGGCTGACTTGGTGTGCCGCCACAGGATGATGCCGGTCGTTAGTGTTCCGGGCGTATATTTTAAGCGTTCTATGAAAATTATTTATGAATAATCTCCGTAACTTACAGCGGTAGCAAGGCGAAAGCCCATCGGCTTTAGCCCTGTCTTTTACCCATAAGTTCGCGAGACTCAAACGGACGTTTCAGACGCTGTCGACCCTGATTTGTACTCGAGAGATTGAGATGAGCAGCGATTTGGGCAGTGATATCGGCGGTAGGGAGTGACTAAATGCGGATAAACAAGATCGGCAAAATCGTTCTATGAGGGAGTCACATCCGTAGAGATCGGTA
This portion of the Salinarchaeum sp. IM2453 genome encodes:
- a CDS encoding NAD(P)/FAD-dependent oxidoreductase, with translation MDRYDVAIVGGGPAGACAARVAAQQGARTILFESGVPREDRDSPGPDSTDAAALLDYWVDIADLDYDSVPDDVILRELEQAAFVSPQQELVIDRTGIDSTHPSFGFTFNRVKMDDWLHEQAKETGAELEVGTSVRSVNPDQGAIPEHRLQLSTGEEVIAKSLILADGPQRRITNGTLDDLLPVDETSTDYLGTQDANHIAYQEHRRVPEELFEDDTLRFWWGAIPGETAYPWVFPNDENIARIGLTMPIGLGIDDVEEPSSYTLVDYDDDELPSPQTYIERLLEREYPEYDISDFPRVESRGKRKGTETYSISSTKPIDSPVGANIAVAGGAMGSTSAFHEGGYHTAMRTGKIAGYLAANDSLEQYNDAWKAAIGTEVIRNIIFAEFVRDYKPADWDKAFSIAKELQSDSGNAVKPSLSAGLTGLSLFGKYKLQKLWYRYTDFVQIKESDYIV